A section of the Metabacillus endolithicus genome encodes:
- a CDS encoding methyl-accepting chemotaxis protein, translating to MKITIQKKLLSGFLLLAILIGMVSALSYYQIHKINNSYSELVEQQTTNLTSIKDIQLYASRSIASLRGMQSAGTDNMEFFQTSLDQITEQVKNIEADIQDQESKELLTTITSLKEQIIEQVQEEQATKLVEEESIPLAIQIEEAANRIVEIQTKEMKTETKANTEMVSSVKNMMLVWSLISLILAILIGMFMSRMITRPISLLVEGAKRIASGDLTQEDISVKNSDEISELANSFNIMKQNLQQLIDEVRLNAHQVSVTSEELSASADATNLATQHITLGMQEVAAGAEKQVSTVIQSVESAEEITKGMNKVTESIQSVANLTIVANEKATLGNDVVNKTINQMKLVQDSAMESAEVVHTLSNKSKEIGHIIELITKVASQTDLLALNAAIEAARAGEQGKGFAVVADEVRKLAVQSADAAGQIRQLIEEIQEESEKAVRSMNNGTDVVKEGLKLVSQTGDSFKNILGAIQQVAAESHDVAAIVNQIHSNTQIVTEGMKEARDIVEQSSVSIQNVAASTEEQNATMEEVSSSAEGLSEMAQNLNKVINKFKA from the coding sequence ATGAAGATTACAATTCAAAAGAAATTATTGTCCGGCTTTTTACTTCTTGCTATTTTAATTGGAATGGTGAGTGCACTATCTTACTATCAAATCCATAAAATCAACAACTCTTATTCGGAATTAGTTGAGCAGCAAACTACTAATTTAACAAGTATTAAAGATATACAACTCTACGCCTCTCGCTCGATTGCAAGCTTGCGAGGTATGCAATCTGCTGGAACAGACAATATGGAATTTTTTCAAACTTCTCTTGATCAGATAACCGAACAGGTAAAGAACATAGAAGCTGATATACAAGACCAAGAATCAAAAGAACTTTTAACTACTATCACTTCCTTAAAGGAACAAATTATAGAACAGGTTCAAGAAGAGCAAGCAACTAAACTTGTTGAAGAAGAGAGTATTCCATTAGCGATACAAATTGAAGAAGCAGCAAATAGAATCGTTGAAATACAAACAAAAGAGATGAAAACTGAAACAAAGGCAAATACGGAAATGGTATCTTCTGTTAAAAACATGATGCTAGTATGGAGCCTCATTTCTCTAATTCTAGCCATCTTAATCGGCATGTTCATGTCTCGCATGATTACTCGCCCTATTTCTTTACTAGTAGAAGGAGCTAAAAGAATTGCTTCAGGTGACTTAACACAAGAAGACATAAGTGTAAAAAATAGTGATGAAATCAGTGAGTTGGCAAATTCCTTTAATATCATGAAGCAAAATCTTCAACAACTAATTGATGAGGTACGCTTGAACGCACACCAGGTTTCGGTAACTTCTGAAGAGTTATCTGCAAGTGCCGATGCAACGAATCTGGCAACACAACACATTACTCTTGGGATGCAAGAGGTTGCAGCAGGCGCTGAAAAACAAGTTAGCACAGTTATTCAATCAGTTGAAAGTGCTGAGGAAATTACAAAAGGAATGAATAAAGTAACTGAATCCATTCAGTCTGTAGCGAATTTAACTATTGTGGCAAATGAAAAAGCAACACTGGGTAACGATGTAGTTAATAAAACAATTAATCAAATGAAATTGGTGCAGGATTCCGCAATGGAGTCTGCTGAAGTTGTTCATACACTAAGTAATAAGTCTAAGGAAATTGGCCATATAATCGAATTAATAACAAAGGTTGCCAGTCAAACCGACTTACTTGCTTTGAATGCTGCAATTGAAGCAGCTCGTGCAGGTGAACAAGGAAAAGGGTTTGCAGTTGTAGCAGATGAGGTTCGAAAATTGGCTGTTCAATCCGCAGATGCAGCAGGTCAAATTCGTCAACTCATAGAAGAAATACAAGAAGAATCCGAAAAAGCGGTAAGATCTATGAATAATGGAACAGATGTTGTAAAAGAAGGGTTAAAGCTAGTAAGTCAAACCGGTGACTCATTCAAAAACATTCTTGGAGCGATCCAACAGGTAGCAGCTGAATCACATGATGTGGCTGCTATTGTGAATCAAATTCACTCAAATACACAAATAGTTACAGAAGGAATGAAAGAAGCAAGAGATATTGTCGAACAATCCTCAGTAAGTATCCAAAACGTTGCTGCCTCTACTGAGGAACAAAACGCAACAATGGAAGAAGTCTCTTCATCAGCTGAAGGATTAAGTGAAATGGCACAGAATTTAAATAAAGTGATTAATAAGTTTAAAGCATAA
- a CDS encoding sodium-dependent bicarbonate transport family permease: MIDIIIQNLLSPVVLFFVLGILAAIVKSDLKFPSGLSEGLSIYLLIAIGIKGGIELSHYSIGSVIKPIMATLFLGILIPIITLMIGRPMKLDLKNAIGLAATYGSISIVTYGAAISFLEKNGTSYEGFMNAMVVIMESPAILVSIFLLKMIEKNNASPSLSSQGIGIVPLSVRMIDKDVIRESIFGKSIFLLIGSLGIGVVLGEQAVPAVKPLFMDLYNSVLVLFLLNMGIVAGQRLPEVKKHGIKLLVFGLITPLCFGMLGVLLGSMIGLSLGGTTLMGVLAGSASYIAAPAALKASVPEANPSIYLGLSLGVTFPLNLIVGIPFYYQLSQMIQI; this comes from the coding sequence ATGATAGATATTATCATACAAAATTTACTTTCACCGGTTGTGCTATTTTTTGTACTTGGAATTTTAGCAGCGATCGTAAAATCAGATTTGAAATTTCCGAGTGGATTAAGTGAAGGGTTAAGTATTTATTTATTAATTGCCATTGGAATAAAAGGAGGAATTGAACTATCTCATTATTCGATTGGGTCGGTTATTAAACCGATTATGGCAACCTTATTTCTAGGTATCCTAATTCCAATTATCACGCTGATGATTGGTAGGCCTATGAAATTAGACTTGAAAAATGCAATAGGGTTAGCTGCTACATATGGGTCAATTAGTATTGTGACATATGGGGCTGCCATTTCTTTTCTTGAGAAAAATGGAACTTCTTATGAAGGATTTATGAATGCAATGGTTGTGATTATGGAAAGTCCGGCAATCTTAGTTTCTATTTTCCTATTAAAAATGATAGAGAAAAATAATGCATCACCGAGCTTATCGTCACAGGGAATTGGGATTGTACCTCTATCTGTCAGAATGATTGATAAGGATGTGATAAGAGAAAGTATTTTTGGGAAAAGTATCTTTCTTTTAATTGGAAGCTTGGGCATCGGTGTAGTACTTGGTGAACAGGCAGTTCCAGCTGTTAAGCCATTATTTATGGATTTATATAACAGTGTTCTTGTACTTTTCTTATTAAATATGGGAATAGTTGCAGGTCAGCGATTACCAGAAGTGAAAAAACATGGCATTAAGTTATTGGTTTTCGGATTAATCACTCCATTATGTTTTGGAATGTTAGGTGTTTTGCTTGGTAGCATGATAGGACTATCGTTAGGCGGTACAACCTTAATGGGAGTTTTAGCGGGAAGTGCCTCTTATATTGCAGCACCTGCGGCATTGAAAGCATCAGTTCCGGAAGCGAATCCTTCTATTTATTTAGGATTATCTTTAGGTGTAACATTTCCGTTAAATTTAATAGTTGGTATTCCGTTTTATTATCAATTATCACAGATGATACAAATTTAG
- a CDS encoding DUF2294 domain-containing protein — protein MKSKGIIESEISKALTQWEKDFLGRGSVSVKTDILRDMIIVNLRGVLAPAELILCKTKEGMQSIKRTRSDLVESGIETLGEIIFTITGEKIKSFHTDISTVTGERVMLFKLNRNLEETFEK, from the coding sequence ATGAAGTCAAAGGGAATAATCGAATCTGAAATAAGTAAGGCGTTAACACAGTGGGAAAAGGATTTTCTAGGACGTGGTTCCGTTTCTGTGAAAACAGATATCTTACGGGACATGATTATTGTGAATTTAAGAGGAGTGTTGGCACCGGCCGAGCTTATCCTTTGTAAAACAAAGGAAGGAATGCAATCGATTAAGAGAACTCGTTCCGATTTAGTCGAGTCAGGAATTGAAACATTAGGAGAAATCATTTTTACTATTACTGGAGAAAAAATAAAAAGCTTCCACACAGATATTAGCACTGTAACAGGTGAACGAGTGATGCTGTTTAAGTTAAATCGCAATCTTGAGGAAACGTTTGAGAAATAA
- a CDS encoding metallophosphoesterase, with product MMKGNKGFKAAIKGLSSVLVLTAGIFAMYPGSTFAKNVDKPKIEFGVVPDAQYCDCDPSGTKYYRNSLEKLADAAQTFNERKLRFTIQLGDLIDRDMSSFDQILPVYEMIEGKKYHVLGNHDFPEPSDTIVERLGMKNQYYDFKQKNWRFIVLDSNDLSFYANPKGSEKYQQAQEMYDSIKAKGDINAQTWNGGISEEQLEWLKNVLKKAKKANEKVIVFSHMPVYPENSHNIWNDEAVIKELESSGNVVAYFNGHNHAGGYGEKNGIHYVNLKGMLETADTNTYSIIEVYKDRIFIDGYGLEQDRVLPFER from the coding sequence ATGATGAAAGGGAACAAAGGGTTTAAAGCAGCGATTAAAGGGCTAAGTTCAGTGTTAGTGTTAACTGCTGGTATTTTTGCAATGTATCCAGGCTCAACTTTTGCCAAGAATGTAGACAAGCCAAAAATTGAGTTTGGTGTTGTTCCTGACGCCCAATATTGTGATTGTGATCCATCAGGAACAAAATACTATCGAAATTCATTGGAGAAGCTTGCAGATGCGGCCCAAACGTTTAATGAACGGAAACTACGCTTCACCATTCAGCTTGGAGATTTAATCGATCGGGATATGTCGAGTTTTGATCAAATTCTACCAGTCTACGAGATGATTGAAGGAAAGAAATATCATGTTTTAGGAAATCATGATTTTCCTGAACCCTCAGATACAATTGTTGAACGACTTGGTATGAAAAATCAGTATTATGATTTTAAGCAAAAAAATTGGCGTTTCATTGTACTTGATTCAAATGATCTTAGTTTTTATGCAAATCCAAAAGGATCTGAAAAGTATCAGCAGGCTCAAGAAATGTATGATTCAATCAAGGCAAAAGGTGATATTAATGCACAAACTTGGAACGGTGGAATTAGTGAAGAACAATTAGAATGGTTGAAAAATGTTTTGAAAAAGGCTAAAAAAGCAAATGAAAAAGTCATTGTATTTTCCCATATGCCTGTTTATCCAGAGAATTCACATAATATTTGGAACGATGAAGCTGTAATCAAAGAACTTGAGTCCTCTGGAAATGTTGTTGCTTATTTTAATGGGCATAATCATGCAGGAGGTTATGGTGAAAAAAATGGCATTCATTATGTGAATCTTAAAGGAATGCTTGAAACTGCTGACACAAACACTTATTCAATTATTGAGGTCTATAAGGATCGTATTTTTATTGATGGCTATGGACTTGAGCAGGATCGTGTACTTCCGTTTGAAAGATAG
- a CDS encoding cation diffusion facilitator family transporter: MEEEKYRNLKLGERGAIISIVAYICLSLLKLVVGYISNSDALKADGLNNSTDVIASIAVLIGLKLSQRPPDEDHGYGHWKSETIASLLASFIMMAVGLQVLFDGIVSIFDGEKESPDIIAAYVGVFSALVMYFVYRYNKKLAENINSSAVMAAAKDNLSDAWVSIGAAVGIIGSQLNMPWLDTVTAIIVGMIICKTAWDIFRQSSHELSDGFDQDKLRLYQEVILKVDGVKGIKQIKGRNYGNNEVIDVVILVNSSLNITKAHDIATMVEKMMIIEYGVHDVHIHVEPN; encoded by the coding sequence ATGGAAGAAGAAAAGTATCGGAACCTGAAACTTGGCGAACGTGGTGCTATTATTAGCATTGTTGCATATATATGTTTATCACTTTTAAAGCTTGTTGTTGGCTACATAAGTAACTCGGATGCATTAAAAGCAGATGGATTGAACAATTCAACGGATGTGATTGCGTCTATTGCCGTTCTCATTGGTCTTAAACTTTCACAACGACCTCCTGATGAGGATCATGGTTATGGGCACTGGAAAAGTGAGACAATTGCATCGCTGCTGGCTTCCTTTATTATGATGGCAGTAGGGTTGCAAGTGTTGTTTGATGGAATTGTATCTATATTTGATGGGGAAAAAGAATCACCAGATATTATTGCAGCATATGTAGGGGTTTTCTCTGCACTCGTGATGTATTTTGTTTATCGTTATAACAAAAAATTAGCTGAAAACATTAATAGTAGTGCTGTGATGGCTGCAGCAAAGGACAATTTATCAGATGCCTGGGTTAGTATCGGGGCGGCCGTTGGAATCATTGGTTCTCAACTAAATATGCCGTGGTTAGATACGGTTACAGCCATTATTGTTGGCATGATCATATGTAAAACAGCTTGGGACATTTTTAGGCAATCTTCACATGAACTTTCAGACGGATTTGATCAAGATAAATTACGCTTGTATCAGGAAGTTATTTTAAAGGTAGATGGCGTAAAGGGAATTAAGCAAATCAAAGGTAGAAATTACGGAAACAATGAAGTGATTGATGTTGTGATTCTTGTTAACTCTTCATTAAATATCACAAAGGCTCATGATATTGCGACAATGGTTGAAAAAATGATGATTATTGAATACGGTGTGCATGATGTTCATATACATGTTGAACCGAATTAA
- a CDS encoding NADPH-dependent FMN reductase, with product MNILIINGSAREQSNSFGISKVIETNLKQSGIDTELFDLRKEELPIFKMEEQQYANVSVNKLVNLSQKADAFFIVTPEYHNGISGALKNCLDFLGIDHFKKKPVAIAAAQGGVVGGFNALNQLRLILRSLHANVLTEQLIINARNFDDKQVIFDETSVQQIEGLVAELIQETGIRLQHS from the coding sequence GTGAATATTTTAATCATTAATGGAAGTGCGCGAGAACAGTCAAATAGTTTTGGCATTTCAAAAGTTATTGAAACTAATTTGAAACAATCAGGTATTGATACTGAATTATTTGATTTGAGAAAAGAAGAATTACCTATTTTTAAAATGGAAGAACAACAATATGCTAATGTATCAGTTAATAAGCTTGTGAATCTATCTCAAAAAGCAGATGCTTTTTTTATTGTTACACCTGAATATCACAATGGGATAAGTGGTGCACTTAAAAATTGTTTGGACTTTTTAGGTATAGATCATTTTAAAAAGAAGCCAGTAGCAATTGCTGCTGCTCAAGGTGGAGTTGTTGGGGGATTTAATGCATTAAATCAATTACGCCTTATTTTAAGAAGTTTACATGCAAATGTTCTTACCGAACAGTTAATTATTAATGCTAGAAATTTTGATGATAAACAAGTAATTTTTGACGAAACTTCTGTCCAACAAATAGAAGGTCTAGTTGCAGAACTCATTCAAGAAACGGGAATTAGGTTACAACATAGTTAA
- the corA gene encoding magnesium/cobalt transporter CorA, whose amino-acid sequence MKTTRSKDEPDLLYYCNKNHTSEIVNEFFIPEKNDDTLWVHITPSTKDELKKIIESLNIHTLAAEAIASFSDSPRMDVYSYHTYISTFIIKEDYSNVRISILLGDNYVITHEEENDLQFFSTILEDFQDHPQHMSSPGHILYHILDHVSQYYLQAVDAIADEIQELEKSVFKYPFANEIGHEVYNWKGKIHNLRQIVEAQESVINDIGESDSKYINEDSAIYLKTLGKNFERVVSAFDTFIETLTGIFDLQMSLKSDHMNSIMKTLTLVSVIFIPMTFIAGLYGMNFENMPELTWNFGYGLALVVMFGIGISIALFFRSKGWWGKRPSQDKRNK is encoded by the coding sequence ATGAAAACAACTAGGAGTAAGGATGAACCCGATTTATTATATTATTGCAATAAAAATCATACAAGTGAAATAGTAAATGAATTTTTTATCCCTGAGAAAAACGATGATACACTGTGGGTTCATATTACCCCTTCAACTAAGGACGAGTTAAAAAAGATCATTGAATCACTAAATATACATACCCTTGCAGCGGAAGCTATTGCTTCTTTCAGTGATTCGCCACGAATGGATGTATATAGCTATCACACATATATTTCAACATTCATTATAAAAGAAGATTACTCTAATGTTAGAATTAGTATCTTATTAGGAGATAATTATGTCATAACCCATGAAGAAGAAAATGACTTGCAATTTTTCTCTACTATTTTAGAGGATTTTCAAGACCATCCGCAGCACATGAGCAGTCCAGGGCATATCCTGTATCATATATTAGACCATGTTAGTCAGTATTACCTGCAAGCAGTTGATGCTATTGCAGATGAAATACAGGAGCTTGAAAAATCTGTTTTCAAATATCCGTTTGCTAATGAAATAGGTCATGAAGTGTATAATTGGAAAGGGAAAATTCATAATTTAAGACAAATTGTTGAAGCTCAAGAGTCTGTTATAAACGATATTGGAGAATCAGATTCCAAATATATTAATGAAGATTCAGCGATATACTTAAAGACTCTAGGCAAAAATTTTGAACGAGTTGTCAGTGCATTTGATACATTTATTGAAACTTTAACAGGTATTTTTGATTTACAAATGTCTCTTAAATCCGACCATATGAATTCTATTATGAAAACTCTAACATTAGTTAGTGTTATTTTTATTCCCATGACATTCATTGCTGGTTTATATGGAATGAATTTTGAAAATATGCCTGAATTAACATGGAATTTTGGTTATGGATTAGCCCTTGTTGTTATGTTTGGGATAGGCATTAGTATTGCTTTATTTTTTAGGAGTAAGGGATGGTGGGGGAAGCGGCCATCACAAGATAAAAGAAATAAATGA
- a CDS encoding GNAT family N-acetyltransferase, whose product MNTMKLNLFRGEKLKLALPLEEDFETMEKWGEDAEYLRNVDTEIALPKNKEQLAEEGKSSHTEIFFTLKTIQDNRLIGLICIHSIEWNNRTGLLAIGIGDSINRGKGYGTEALQLILRYAFHEANLDRVGLEVIEYNIGGLKAYERVGFQLEGRKRSAVYRDGKRYDVLVMGILRNEWESHLI is encoded by the coding sequence ATGAATACAATGAAATTAAACCTGTTTCGTGGAGAAAAACTAAAGCTGGCTCTGCCATTAGAAGAAGACTTTGAAACAATGGAGAAGTGGGGAGAAGATGCTGAGTATCTCCGCAATGTTGATACTGAAATCGCACTTCCTAAAAATAAGGAGCAGTTAGCAGAAGAAGGAAAATCGAGCCACACTGAAATATTTTTCACTTTAAAAACGATTCAAGACAATAGATTAATAGGGTTGATTTGTATTCATTCAATTGAATGGAATAACAGAACCGGACTTTTAGCGATTGGCATCGGAGACTCAATTAATAGAGGGAAAGGATATGGAACAGAGGCACTACAATTGATTCTTCGCTACGCGTTTCATGAAGCCAATTTAGATCGAGTTGGTCTTGAGGTGATAGAGTATAATATCGGCGGTTTAAAAGCTTATGAACGAGTAGGGTTTCAATTAGAAGGAAGAAAAAGATCGGCTGTTTATAGAGATGGAAAAAGGTACGACGTTTTAGTTATGGGAATTTTAAGGAATGAGTGGGAGAGCCATTTAATTTAA
- a CDS encoding cupin domain-containing protein: MENIDIGKKVEKFRKAKGFSSRELAKIAEITPSMLSQIERGLANPSIQTLKVLAKALDVPTFSFLLEETKTEDLVVRSHSRKKMVVENLSYELVSPDFSGTLATAIMTVPPNTSSSEKLLEHKGEEVAIVIEGKIKVFLDREEYRLEAGDSVKIPAYMKHKWENSFTEKAVILFSVTPPAF; the protein is encoded by the coding sequence ATGGAAAATATAGATATTGGAAAAAAAGTTGAGAAGTTTAGAAAAGCAAAAGGGTTTAGCAGCAGAGAGTTAGCAAAAATAGCTGAAATAACACCCTCCATGTTAAGTCAAATTGAAAGAGGATTAGCAAATCCTTCAATTCAAACATTAAAAGTGTTGGCAAAGGCTTTGGATGTTCCGACATTTAGCTTTTTACTTGAAGAAACAAAAACAGAGGACTTAGTTGTAAGATCCCATTCACGTAAAAAAATGGTTGTTGAAAACCTATCGTATGAGCTAGTGTCACCTGATTTTTCAGGCACATTGGCAACGGCCATTATGACAGTCCCGCCTAACACCTCTTCGTCTGAAAAGCTTTTAGAGCATAAAGGAGAAGAAGTGGCTATTGTAATAGAGGGGAAAATAAAAGTGTTTTTAGATCGTGAAGAATACAGATTAGAAGCTGGTGATAGCGTCAAAATTCCAGCATATATGAAGCATAAATGGGAAAATAGCTTTACAGAAAAAGCTGTTATTCTATTTTCAGTAACACCACCGGCTTTTTAA
- a CDS encoding LysE family translocator has product MNDFLTFLVLSLFVVMSPGIDTALITKRTISDGRKDGFSMALGITTGSFVHTFAAAFGLSAILLQSAVAFEIVKYVGAFYLIYLGISSFISRKKKDPAAENQQNAQMKKSAFKQGLISNVLNPKVAMFFLTFLPQFIQTGENATQQLIIMGVIYTLLSISWFFIYVFFINYLREWLLSPKVQIIMDNFTGLVLIGFGLKLALDKNH; this is encoded by the coding sequence ATGAATGATTTCTTAACGTTTTTGGTTCTTTCTTTATTTGTGGTAATGAGTCCAGGTATTGACACAGCCCTTATTACAAAAAGAACGATTTCAGACGGTAGAAAAGATGGATTTAGCATGGCTTTAGGAATTACAACTGGATCTTTCGTTCACACATTTGCAGCTGCCTTTGGTCTTTCAGCTATTTTGCTTCAGTCAGCTGTTGCCTTTGAAATTGTAAAATATGTGGGTGCCTTTTACCTGATATATCTCGGGATTTCTTCCTTTATTTCAAGAAAGAAAAAAGATCCTGCTGCTGAAAATCAACAAAATGCACAAATGAAAAAGTCCGCTTTTAAGCAAGGTCTCATATCAAATGTACTCAATCCTAAGGTTGCTATGTTTTTCCTAACATTTTTACCACAATTTATTCAAACAGGTGAAAACGCCACACAGCAACTAATCATTATGGGAGTTATTTATACACTGCTATCAATTTCTTGGTTTTTCATTTATGTATTTTTCATTAACTATTTACGTGAATGGCTGTTGTCTCCGAAAGTACAAATAATCATGGATAATTTTACAGGTCTGGTTTTAATCGGATTTGGTTTAAAGCTTGCGTTGGATAAAAATCACTAA
- a CDS encoding FusB/FusC family EF-G-binding protein, with amino-acid sequence MKPFIKSYQYNVIKSDVIGLVNVHESGCSMDVLDSIKQMMRERIYRLFPNLEQNKKALFDPIFYLNDKKDALVYLLRLKMYVIPFGKISEQLFSTLFDNEKSVKLPSIETIDLRDISYFKWQDPGVNKQFIIATIDNELVGIKGIFTRANKGICEVCNRYEEIGVFTIETDTLTKQSHYMCQDNMKCNQNLTSLDSLHRIITPHTDEKKTTMTLVNS; translated from the coding sequence ATGAAGCCTTTTATAAAAAGCTACCAATATAATGTGATTAAGTCAGATGTAATAGGGTTAGTTAATGTTCATGAATCTGGTTGCAGCATGGATGTTTTAGATAGTATTAAGCAAATGATGAGGGAAAGAATTTATCGTTTATTTCCTAACTTAGAACAAAATAAGAAAGCTTTATTTGATCCAATTTTTTATCTTAATGATAAAAAGGACGCATTGGTTTATTTGCTTAGATTGAAGATGTATGTTATTCCATTTGGAAAGATTTCTGAACAATTATTTAGCACGTTGTTTGATAACGAAAAAAGTGTCAAACTACCTTCAATAGAAACTATTGATTTGAGAGACATTAGTTATTTTAAGTGGCAAGATCCTGGTGTAAACAAGCAATTTATCATTGCTACAATCGATAATGAGCTAGTAGGTATAAAAGGAATATTTACAAGGGCCAATAAAGGAATTTGTGAAGTTTGCAATCGTTATGAAGAAATAGGTGTTTTTACAATTGAAACAGATACGTTAACTAAGCAAAGTCATTATATGTGCCAAGATAACATGAAATGTAATCAAAATCTAACCTCTTTAGATTCACTTCACAGAATAATCACACCACACACTGATGAGAAAAAAACCACTATGACTCTCGTAAATTCTTAA